The genomic interval TAAAattattagcaaaaatgtttctgaatggaaccaaaagtggttcctctatggcatcgctcaaataaccttttgtagcacctttatttttaagagcgtAAGTGCAAAAACGTGTTATTGAAAGGAGTGGGAATTGTTCTATTTCCATTCTTAAAAACTGAGTATTTAAAATATACCTTCAATTGTTTGTCATCAAATTCCTTTAGGGCCTTCAGAAGATCACTCTCCAAGGAATCACGAAACTGTTGGtgcttttctttcatttccttAATTTCACTGAATTCCATCATTTCATTGTATTCATCTTCTGTCTGAGAAAACAAGGGGATAAAGTCAAGTTTCTAGCAGTGTTTTCCAACTGTGGTCTTGGAAATCTCTCCTGCTGCACGTTTTGATGTTTCACCTGCACTCACAGCCACTCCAGCTCAGAGAGACTTGAGCTGATTGACTGAACCTTGTGCATTAGAGCAGGGTACACACTAATGAGCAGGTCAGAGGATTACCCAGAACCAGagtttaaataaaagaacagctcTAGATGGATCAGACTGGTTCTCACTAAAAGAGCACAGCTTTAACATTgaacagtaaaatataaaaacttacATATTCCTCAAAACATTCCCCAAAGTTATAGACTTCTTTTCCAGGAAAGATCACCCCACTGTCAAACAGTGCCTCTAAACTCTCAGCCACAACATGCAGAACTTCATCTTCATAGGCGTAAACCCTTTTATCTTCACACAGCAAGAGAACCAACTGGCGGCCGAACGCCTCACACGAGAAATCATCAATCGCTCCGATCACCTGCATCTTCTTCCTCTCTGAAAGGTAGTGATCTTCCCAGGAGTCCAGCTGATCATCATTTCCAGCGTAAACCGTGTCTTCCTGTCCACACACTCTCAGATTATAGCTCTTCGGTTTCACAAGAGGAATTTGTGTACCAGAGTTGTCATTTACAATACCAGCAACTTTACCAAAGTCCACACCACCATCTACAAAGAAAGATTAACAAAGAATGAGCCAGGGCCTGTGTGTGAATCAGACATGTACATGTCTATCTATGAATAAAACTgtcacacatttatttaaaagtaaagtTCCTAAATGGTTCTGGGATTTGAAAAGAAAATTCTATATACAATTTTTGCTGGCTAAATTAAGCCATATTGTATGACTGTTAAtacttatataatattataatatttagctTCCCTAAATAAGAAaaagtaaatttaaatatacatttgttggtttttttatttttatttaaataaataaccataCACTGAAACAGGCTTTAGAAAACCCTGGGGGTTCTTGTGTcagtgctcaaaaaaaaaaaaaacctttatgcTCAACATCAAGCAAtcaatcaaattgtatttatataatacttttcacaacaaaaagtcgtcacaaagcagctttacagagctCCGGGTCCAAGACGCAAACCAGGGGCAACAGtgacaaggaaaaactccctcagcatacaaggaagaaaccttggaaggaaccaaaaCTCATACGAGGAACCCATACTCCtccagaaagctaactaaaagagctgtagctatggtagtatgacagggttaatagagagcagtgataatatgaaaaccagctcgaaCACTAATAGAGAAGGAATAATCTGAGAGTGAGTGATTACCTATAAgattgtttgaaaaggtaggtttttaatctagatttaaagattgagagtgtgtctgagccccaaacagtaaccggaggctattccagagttgaggagctttgtgagaaaaggctcttcctcctcttcctcctgcagtatTTTCTAAGAGAAAACTGGcgtcctgtgaacgaagtgtacgtgacgggtgATAAAGTAGGAGAAGTTCAAGTAAGATACTGcaggcctaaaccatttagagatttataagctaagaggtgtattttatagtcaatgcgattttaacaggtagccagtgtagggaaaAGAGAACTGGGGTAATATGGTtgaattttcatttcatttcattcaactTTGTCATTGCACATGTCGCAAGTACAAAGCAACGAAATGCAGTTTGCATCCACCCAGAATTGCTTagcagtaaaaaaataaacatataaatatgtatattacaAATGTACAGTAAATTGTTTGGGTAtggtgtaaataaatataagtatGTACAGGTTATGAATGTGCAGACTATGAGCAGGTTATAAATATGAATGTGAAGGTGTATAAACAgagtataataaataatatataagtgTGTACTTATGGACAATGTAGGTTATTTACACAGTATGTACAATAGTGGGCAATATATACAACAGATGAGAGAGACGGTAAGTGGAGTTTAAGTCCatgtgttattagcgtgtgtTAGGATACAGTTCGTCATTATTGTTCAGATATCGGGAGGCAGAGTTCAGGAGTGTGACAGCTGTGGGAAAGAAGCTGTTCCGGTACCTGGTGGTCTTAGTCCGAAGGCTCCTGTAGCGCCTCCCAGAGGGCAAGAGGATGAAGAGTCTGTACGCTGGGTGATTGGAATCTTTGATGATTTTCCCAGTCCTTTTCAGACACTGCTTCCTATAGATGTCCTCTATGGCAGGAAGTGGTGCTCTGATGATGCGTTGGGGCGGCTTTCACCACCCTCTGCAGTGCCTTCCGGTCTGAGACAGAGCAGCACCCGAACCATACTGTGATGCAGTTGGTCAAGATGCTCTCAATGGTGCAGCGATAAATGTTCACCAGGATGTCTGAGGACAGGTGGTCCTTCCTCAGAGTTCTCAGAAAAACGAGGCGCTGGTGAGCTTTCTTGATCAGGTGAGATCCTCGGAGATGTAGACACCTAAGAATCTGTAGCTGTTCACATGCTCCACTGCCGTCCACTTGATGTAAATCGGTGGATGTGAATCAGCATTCcttctgaagtccatgatgaacTCCTTAGTCTTATCAGCGTTGAGCAGAAGGTTGTTATTGTCGCGGTATGCAAATTGGTGGGGGTCCAGGGTGGGGGAAAGACAGGATTTGAGGTGTGCTAGGACCAGCCgctcgaagcactttgtgatgatgGGGGTGAGGGCTACCGGGCGGTAGTCCTTAAGTCTTGATGGGTTGGAGTTTTTGGGTATTGGCACGATGGAGGTGGTTTTGAAGCAGCTCGGCACCACAGCACAGGCCAAGGACAAGTTGAATACATCCGTCAGCACCCCTGCCAACTCTCCAGAACACGCTCTGAGAACACGTCCAGGTATGCCATCAGGACCCGCAGACTTATAGACTTTGATATTTCTCAGCACCACTCTTACATCggtgggaaaaagaaaaaatagttAAGCTCATTGTGGAAGGAGACATCAGAGGAAGTGGGGGAAGGGTTGGTAGACCTGTAATCTGTAATGATCTGGAGTCCTCGCCACATACGTTGGGGGTTGGAATTGGAGAAGTGTTCTCTTACCTTCCCCTTGTAGTGGTGTTTGGCCTTTTTGATGCCCCTCT from Hoplias malabaricus isolate fHopMal1 chromosome 3, fHopMal1.hap1, whole genome shotgun sequence carries:
- the LOC136692787 gene encoding uncharacterized protein isoform X2, which translates into the protein MIMSSTSSHVETRCNTVILGLIGATDGGVDFGKVAGIVNDNSGTQIPLVKPKSYNLRVCGQEDTVYAGNDDQLDSWEDHYLSERKKMQVIGAIDDFSCEAFGRQLVLLLCEDKRVYAYEDEVLHVVAESLEALFDSGVIFPGKEVYNFGECFEEYTEDEYNEMMEFSEIKEMKEKHQQFRDSLESDLLKALKEFDDKQLKKRK
- the LOC136692787 gene encoding uncharacterized protein isoform X1, with protein sequence MIMSSTSSHVETRCNTVILGLIGATDGGVDFGKVAGIVNDNSGTQIPLVKPKSYNLRVCGQEDTVYAGNDDQLDSWEDHYLSERKKMQVIGAIDDFSCEAFGRQLVLLLCEDKRVYAYEDEVLHVVAESLEALFDSGVIFPGKEVYNFGECFEEYTEDEYNEMMEFSEIKEMKEKHQQFRDSLESDLLKALKEFDDKQLKTEKKVEDSIVSYTTTTGGCVRRADLGLKNRSMPITGTIVHA